Genomic DNA from Marinitoga litoralis:
AATAGAATAAACCCATTATTCCATTTGGAATACCTAGTTTCCCCTGCCCTGCTAATCCGCCAATACCAAAAATTTCACCTTCTTTAACTTCAAAAGAAACGTTTCTTACAAATTCACCTGGCATATCGACCATAAGATTTTTAACCTTTAATATTGTATTTCCGAATTTTCTATCTTCAACACTATTGTTTTCAAATTTCTCTAAATTACGACCAATCATCCATTCGGTGATTTTATGTTCGTCTGCTTCTTCAATAGGAACTTCTTTTATTAAATGACCATCTCTTAATACTGCTACTTTATCTGCTACTTCTAAAATTTCACTAAGCCTATGAGTAATAAATATAATAGCAATACCTTCGTTTGATAATCTTTTAATAGTTTCTAATAATATATCAGCTTCTGATTCTGTTAAAACAGCGGTTGGTTCATCCAAAACCAACAATTTAGTATTTTCTCTTTCAATTTCTCTTGCAATTTCAGTAAATTGTTTATGCCCAACAGGCATTTCAGCAACTAGCATTTTAGGATCTAAATTAACCCCCAAATGATCAATAGCTTTTTTGGCACGTTTTTCCATATCAATAAAATCTAAAGTTTTTATTCTATCGCCAAAAATTTCTACTAAAAAATTGTATTTTGTTGATTCTCTGTTTAAAACAATATTTTCTGTAGCTGTAAATCCAGGTAATAATGAAAATTCTTGATGAACCATTCCAATACCATTATCTAATGCGTCTAATGGAGAATTAAAATCAACTTCTTTTCCTTCAAATATTATTTTACCTTTATAACCACCAGTTTCGTGTATTTCTGGCATTCCAAATAATATTTTCATCATTGTAGATTTTCCTGCTCCATTTTCCCCAACTAATCCTAAAACTTCTCCTTCATGTAAAACAAGGTTAATGTCTTCAAGAACTTTATTACCAAAAAAATCTTTTTCTATATGCTCAAATCTTAATAATTCTTTGCCACCTCTCAAAGATTTCACCCCACTTAATAAAACAAATTTGATTTCAAATAAGATGTGTTGGCTATAAAGCCAACACATCGTTTATTATTAATATATTTCAAAGTATTTTTCAGGAACTTCTAAGTCTGTCATATGTAAATAACCTTTTCCGAATACATAAGTATCTTGATAAACTAATACAAAGTTTTCTCTTTCTACTCCATCAGCATCTATATAGAAGCTACCGTTCCATCCAGCACCTGGAGTATATTTTCTAAATGATGCCATAACATCATCGAAATTATCTACTTCAGCAATACCTAAAACTGATTTAATTGCTAAATCACCTAATGCTGCAGTTGTTGTATAACCGAATGAGTAAGCCCATGTACCCATTCTTCCAGCTCCACCTTTAGCAATAACTGCTTCTTCAA
This window encodes:
- a CDS encoding sugar ABC transporter ATP-binding protein → MRGGKELLRFEHIEKDFFGNKVLEDINLVLHEGEVLGLVGENGAGKSTMMKILFGMPEIHETGGYKGKIIFEGKEVDFNSPLDALDNGIGMVHQEFSLLPGFTATENIVLNRESTKYNFLVEIFGDRIKTLDFIDMEKRAKKAIDHLGVNLDPKMLVAEMPVGHKQFTEIAREIERENTKLLVLDEPTAVLTESEADILLETIKRLSNEGIAIIFITHRLSEILEVADKVAVLRDGHLIKEVPIEEADEHKITEWMIGRNLEKFENNSVEDRKFGNTILKVKNLMVDMPGEFVRNVSFEVKEGEIFGIGGLAGQGKLGIPNGIMGLFYSEGEVEFNGEKLSLNNPLEPLNKGIAFVSEDRRGVGLLLDESIELNITFTAMQIRENFIKKWLFLKLRDENKMSEVAKEYIEKLQIKCVSEKQKVKELSGGNQQKVCLARAFVMNPKLLFVSEPTRGIDVGAKKLVLDVLKQYNREYGTTIIITSSELEELRSICDRIAIISEGTVSGILPAKESSIKFGELMVKRVEVK